AGCCCTGGATGCTGGAGACACTTTGGACAATAAAGGATCAAGATGGGAGCACTCCAATTTTGAAAGACAGGACTCCCGgtacagtggcatagtgggttaaaagccgccacctgcggtgccagcatcccatattggtgctggctcgaatcctggctgctcctctcctgatacagctctctgctatggcctgagaaagtacaagatggcccaagtccaatggcccctgcacctgcatgggagacctggaagctcgtggctcctgactggcacagctccaacagttgtaatcatccggggagtgaacagtggatggaagacctctctgtgtaactttcaagtaaacataaatctcttaaaaaaaaaaaaaaaaaaaaaaaaagacaagtcctCGCTCTATCATTCCAGAAACCTCTGACAAGACCTCCTAGAGCACTTTGTAACAAATCTTATCTTCTTTGGCAGGACCTCAGACATTAGGACATTTTTTCAGCAAGGTTTCAACATGCAGCCACAACTACACATTGTCACACTGCACCAACTCACCAATGGTAATGTCTACGTACTatccagttgattttttttcaaatgactgaAATAAAGTCAAAGGTAAACAAGCTGGTTTAGCTGCCTCTAGGAAACATTAGAATGGCCCACTGTAGAGTATCCATCaatcatttcactttaaaagcAGCATAAATTTCATAGCACATTTGCTTATATCCCTTAATGCCAGGATCCTAAATAAAAGTCCACAAAATTTAACAAGTGGTAGTCAATTTATTAAAACAGTCGGTTGGCTTAGGCATCTGCAATGGTGACTTCAACTTCCACTCCCGGCTCAATGCTGATGGAAGTGATCTGTTTCACAATCTCAGAAGGGCTGTGCAAGTCAATGAGCCGTTTATGGATTCGCATCTGGAAGCGGTCCCATGTCTTAGAACCTTCACCACAAGGGGTTTTTCTTGTAGTGATTCGCAGTGTCTGCAACAGAGGAAACCAAACGTTGAGAACACGTGCAAGACAATTACTTTGGAGTATTCCTTTGGAAAATGCTCTGTATTAACAGGTGTTCAGACACCATCAATTCAAACGACCATGTCTAACCTCACCCAGCCAAGACAGCACCTTGGGACAAAGCCTCTAGCTGTTACACACACAAGGAAAACAGCTCCCTCAACAGCCACTGCTGAACATCGGTTACTTCCAACAGTTTTTGATTGTACTATCAGCATTTGGCAGCCAAATCCCTTAAAGGGCAAGAGGTCAGAAATCATGCAAAGATGAGAAGCAGCTCTTAAAGAGTGTCCTTTGGATTCATTTTACCTTGGTAGGCATCCGAACaggtcctttcactttcagattcTTCTCCTTTGCTCCTCTGATCAAGTCAGCACAcactacaagaaaaaaaacacctttcAGTTCACTCCCAACACTTGAAGTCAGCCGAACAACTCCCGTTTCAGCTGGCTCAGAATAGCGTATTAAGTTATCACCATAATTCAACACAGTTGTATCTCCTCATCGCCAGCTTCCGGTTACAGTGCCGAAGCGTGGATGCCCCACATTCATCGGGACAAACGTGCTATTTTGCAACATACGGGAGCTGCATAACTATTTCATTAACTTAATGCTGTATTTCGacaactattctgaaataaaacgTTTTCTTTTAAAAACGCACGGTGTCAATAACCAGAACATTCTTAGGCTAAGCTCAGCCACTTGCAACTTTGCTGCTTCGAGTCAATTTTGCGTATTACCGgatcaacccccccccccccttttttgcaCTGACCCTTCTCCAGGGACTTGACGTTGCGACTGGTCAGGGTGATCCTAATTCGGTGAATGGCCACCTCTGGTTCCACGGGTGTCTTTCCGGTGTCTTTAAAAGCCTGTCAGCACACAGTGAGGAAGTACGTACGTCAGAAGCCGCCCCGCACTTCTGGAAAAAAGCTTCACCCAGAAGCTCCCCGGGTCCGCCCACCCTCGCTGGAACCATCGGACTGCATAAATAAGCTAGTCCTCAccgcctccctccaccccagcgGAGCACGCGATCCGGGCCCGAGTCCCGCCGGCGTCTCGAGCCGCGTGGCGCCGCCGCTCGTCTCACCATGGCTGCGGCACGGCTTCCTGACCGACTTGTTCCTCGGCGAGAGCGAACAGCGgtgagtcaggagcaggagcgggCGCAAACACGCTCCGCACCTAAGGCTACCGCGTCGTCTTCAGAAAGAAGGACGTGAGGCCTGAGTGGCGCTTATATAGCACCACCGCATCCGGGTCCCACATACCCCGGAAGAGGAACTTTCTCGCGGGCTCTGGAGGCGGCCGCGAGGGACCGCGCTGGAGCACCCACATGGAGTTGGCGGGAAAGGTGCAGCTGCGCGCGCCCCCTATCGGTGAGGCGGAGTCAGTGCCCCGCGTGGTGGGGTCCCCGCCAGGTTGGCAGCCCGGACACTCAGAGATGACAGAGGACAGTGAAATCTGAGAAACTCCTGTCTGATTCACCTTGTGGCAAAGTGTAGACAAGCTCTGTGGTTGTGCAAATTTTGCCTCCCATACGGACCAAATCGCTCGTTGATCTCTGAGCAAGGGGATAACATTTCTGTTTAACCAACATGGGCCTTGGGCGAAATGTTTTTGATCAGCTGGACATATAACGTTTAATAGTAGAAGACAGTtatttttcaaaggcagaaatgTTCTTTTGTAATATTTCAACGTATGTCTTCCTGGACCAGCAGAAGCATGTAGATGTTTCAGGGAAGCCCCTGAACTTGGCTTCTTCTCCCTCAGAGAAAAGGAAGGTGGCAATGCCAGGCTGCGCACTGTCCAGGGCTGGAGTCTGTTGGACCTGGAGGTGCAGCCGGGGGCCCGGATGGGcgcctgggattttttttttttttttttaagactttatggCCGCTGAGCTGAtacatagccaggagccaggagctacttctgggtctcccacgcaggtgcagcacttgggccatcttccactgctttcccaggttatagcagagagctggatcggaagaggagcacctggggcacgaacctgtacccatatggatagccagctgcaggcagaggcttaacctattacaccacagcaccagtggcGGCTCCGGTGCCCAGTTCTTAATGTTATCTACTCTCTCtttggataaagaaatatggGACAAGATCTGAATGAGTTCTTAATACTGAACATCTACTAATAATCAAACATACGACAAAGTACCCTGCACAGCCCAGAGTAGTGGAACGATCCATGCATCAGGGAGAGACAGCCTCGATGTGAAAGCCCAGTTGAATAGCAGGAAATGGCTGCCATGAACTTTGCACAGAAGGAACAGTGAATAATCTCACCTTATTTCCCAGGTTGAGCTCTGAGCCAAGACTTATGTgctcacacacaatcacacaagCAACTGGTAAGGGCAGGGCTCTGCCAGCTCCAATCacaggtcttcttcttcttctttttttttttttttctgaagattcattcatttatttgaaagccagagttagagagagaggagaggtaaagagagagagaggtcttccatctgctgggtcactccctagttggctgcaacggccggagctgggccaatctgaagccaggagcttcttccgggtctcccacacaggtgcaggggcccaaggacttgggtcatcttctactgctttcccaggccatagcagagagctggatcagaagtaaagcagccgggactagaactggtgtccatatgggatgccggcatggtaggcggcggctttacccgctagctACCACAGCGCTGAACTCTACAGGTCTTTCTTGAGCTGCCTTTTCTATTCCTTGAGGAGGGGAAATTATACTTGAAACTCATCAAATGATAGCACTGACTGACTTGGCGATAACTAGACATGGCTCATAACTGACTTTGATTTACAAAGGTCACACACACctgcgcacacatacacacacacactaggttTTGATCCCACTtaagagaaaactgaaaagtTAAAATGTGACTATTTTCtagtttcactttttaaagtgTAATCCACTGGTCCTAAAATTCCTTTAGTGGAATTTGCAGTAGAAAATCTGAACGCCTGTATTCTTGTTTTACAGGTTGTGACCTGAATCAGTCTCATCACGCAGGACTTTAACTTACCAGTATGGCTGTAGCAGACAAAAATGCCATTGCCCAGTTCCCTGAGAGGTGTGTGCACCTCACAGCAGTCTTTGTGTTTCACTAGTTCTCCGAGGACACGCAGAGACTCCAAGAGGACTTGGGGAATACGAATGTAATATTTTTCAGTAACAAATCTGGCATTACCCTTGAAGTGCTTGAGGAAATGGTGAACCAGTTAACATCCTGGACCATAAAAAAGGAATCTCAGTGTAGAAAAAGGCAAACTATGGCCCTGCACTATGGGAACAATGGTTGATGTGACTGGAATGAAGGAAACAGCAAGTTTAGGTAATAGTAGATAAGCATAATgtaaaacatttctatttttaagaaaactgtctaaaggttcctttaaaaattaaaaataaactaactactgtgtgacccagcaatcccacttctgagtaTTTATGCCAAGAATTGACATCGACATGTTGAAGAGACttttgtactcccatgttcactggAGCACTCCTCACTTTGGGCAAGAAATGCAAGCAATCTCattgtccatcaatggatgagtggataaagaaaaaatgtgccATATGTGTAATGTAACAGCATTCACTCTTCAAAGAGAGGGAAACTCTATAATGCGTGACAACATGGATGAGGTTGGAGAACATTGTattttagttaaataagccatgCACAGAAGATAAATATTGTGTGATCTTACTTATTTGTAGAATCTAAAAAAAGGTCAAACTTACAGAAGCAGAAAGCACAGGAGTAGTTAACAGGGATGGGGAAGATTAGGAAGATATTAGGGGGAAAGTTGCTATCTTAAAGTGTATTGGTTTAAGTTTCAgacattttattgcatttttctcttgaaaattaGCAGCTGCTGTGGTcctcaaacttcttttttttccaaagatttatttatttatttgaaagtcggagttatacagagagaaaaggagagacagaaagagagaaagagatcttccatcctctggttcaccccccaattggccgcaatggccggaactgcgccaaggagctgcgccaatccaaaaccaggagccaggaatttcttccaggtctcccacgtaggtgcaggggcccaaggacttgggccatcttctactgctttcccaggccacagcagagagcagattagaagtggagcagctgggactgcccatatgggatgctggcactgcaggacagggctttaactcgctgcaccacagtgctgacccataTATATGTCTTTTTGAAATATGGGCTCATAACCTGTGTATGGGTTGCTAAGCAGCCTTATTTGCAGCATATTGAGGAGTataatttcaatttctatttatGTAAAGTTTGATTATgtgatataaatataatatataattctgCAAAATCCTTTTTAACGGTTGTATGATCATGAATTGCATGATTGTCCTTCATATTTTGTTGATCCACTCTTCTGCTTTTTGACattttggtttgtttgctttcCATTTTCCCCTCTTGCAAACAATTCCATGAGATTCATGAGTACACTCCAGGACTTCTCAGTCTCAGTTCAGGTGACATTTGGGAGCACAGAACTTTTGTCATGAGAGGCTTTCCTGTGCATTGTAAGATGCTGAGTGACATCTCTGGTCTCTGCCATCAGAGGCTACAGCAAACCCTCCCTCGAACTGTGACATTCACCCGAGTCTCCAGACTCTGTCAAAGGTCCCATCTTGCAAGAATCACCCACCACTCCCGGCTGAGAGCCACTCTTGTAGATGAATGCTTTATCTCAGCCTTAGATCAATCACTGGCATCCTCAGCCCTTGATGATTTTAATCAAAGAATAGCCTGTTTGAAATACTTTGCTATTATGTCAGTTGCTCTCTGGGAAGGTCATAGACAGAGGCAAATAGATACTTCCACCAGCAATGCAATTGAAAAAGTAAACTAAATATACATTTCATGTTAAACTTAAAATATTCCTAAAACGGTTATGAAAAGTATGTTGttaatctccctctctgtagcctTTCTTCACTGCTCTTCTGATAATTTGTTTTGGAATCTTCTTGGGGAGACTTGCTTTGCAATCATTTGCGTGGCTCCCTGCACCGCCATCTACTGGTCATTTACTGCAATGACTGTATGATACCGTTTCTTTCCAAAGCAGCCGTCAAAAATTACTTAATGGGTGGTCCTCAggtatacatttataaataactaataaaagcAAGCTGTCAAATGAGTGTGGATGTGTCTGCTAAGATACGATTTTATTTGCAGAATTTTGGttctaaataaaaaagttttatgtTGAACCTCCTCAGTCTGAAACTTAAAGATAAAAACCAAAGAGAGTCTAAAGCTTTCTCTTGTGGTTACCCGTGTTGTATAAGTCGGGGAGTGGAATATGGAGGCAGGTCCTTGTGGCTTCTTTGGATTACATGTGAGGACTTAAAACAGTACATGGGGGACCAGTACTGTGgagtaataggctaagcctctgtctgtggtgccagcatcccatatgggtgccagttcgtatcccagctgctcctcttccaatccagctctctgctatggcctgagaaagcagtggaagaaggcccaagtgcttgggtcctagcaactgcttgggagacccagaagaaactcctggctcctggctttggattggctcagctccagcctttgaaatcaattgaggagtgaactagcagatggaagacctttctctctgtctctccctttctctgtgtgtaactctacctctcaaataaataaataaatctttaaaaatataaagcagtaCACGGCATGTAGTTGTAGCTAGCACTGTTGGCAGTGCTCTCTATCCATGTCCGTGTCAGTCGTTTTGACTCACCTATTAGCCCTAGGACATAAGTGCCATTATCCATACTCTCTTTACGAGGATGTTGAAGCTAGGTGACCTGCCCAAGGTCTCAGGAACAGCCAGTGTTGGAACTTGTGCAGCCTAAATCTCACGTCCACAGCGTCAGCCTCATGTCTCACCATCAGTGTATGTTCTCATTCATCCTCATCACTGGCAGTGGGACTATGTCTCAGAAATGTAAAATCCTATTGTGTTGTTATGCAGCATAGGACGCTTTATATATTTCACTGTATAGTATTCCCCTTTATCCTTGAAGGTAAATTGTAAAACCTCTAGTGCATGTCTGAAACCGCAGCTGCTACCAAACCCTATGTATCATTTTTTCTCTATAatacatacctatgataaagttcGAACTATAAGTTAGCCACAGTATGACAGTAGCAGTAGTCATCAATTATAAAAGAGAACACCAGGAGAAGTTACGCGAatgtggtctctgtctctcagagtaACTTACTGTGCTCGGCTCGTTCCTCTTGTGATGATGTGAGGTGGTGCAATGCCTGTGTGATGAGATGGGATGAGGTGAGACACTGCACTGTGACACAATGTTAGGCCTCTGCTGACCTTTCTGACAGTACATTAGAAGGAGGAGCATCTGCTTTGAGTGATTCTGGATTGTTTTCCATCTATTATGTTTGTGTCATGGTTGCAACTGCAGAAAGTAAAACACAGATTAAGGGTGGTTTACTGCAGTTGAGATCAGAAATGTTACTGAGTTGCTACAGGGTCTTCATTTAAGGTAGAAGGCTATTATTAAGCTTTAACTAGTCAAGACCAGTTAGCTCTGTAAGCTCACTGGAATCActtcaagggccagtgctgtggcgcagcaggttaaagccctggtctgaagcacaggcatcccatattggcgctggttctagtcccggctgttctacttccgatcctgctcttttctatggcctgggaaagcagtagaagatgacccaagtccttggacccctgcaaccgcataggagacctggaagaagctcctggctcctggcttcagattggtttaAACTACAAATAGTGGTGATCTGTTATTCAACAATGGACAACTAACGTGCTGTAGAGACACAACATTTTTTATACTGCTGAAATCAGATGATAATGATTATCTAGGAGTCTCAAAATGACAACCCAAGGCAGTATGTGATCAGTTAGTCCTTAACTGCTTCACCCTGCTCTTGTGGTGAACACAGCATTACAGGCTGATGGTGTAAGAGATACTCAGCCTTCGGAGTTCCCTGCTTACCCACCAAGAGCATGGAGTCTGCACTTCTTCATACACATGAGGTATAGGTTGGTTGTCTCTGCTAACTGCACAGAATACAGAGAGGTGGCCTCAAAGTTGTTTCAATACCTCcatttgttgcagccattttgggagtgaaccagtagaaggaagatatctcccttcctctcccccttcctctctctctccctccacctctgaggctctgcttttcaaataaataaatattttaaaaaatagttataaaGCCAAATGCATACTTACAGTTCAAAGACTCTccatttgtggggccagcattgtggcgtagcaacgctggcatcctatatgggtgccacttcaaatCCCAGacgctccacttctgctccagctccctgctattgtgcctgggaaagcagcagaaaatggtccaagtacttaggcccctcacatggaagacctagttgaagctcctgctcctggctttggcctgactcagccccaacaattgcagccatctggggagtgacccagtggatggaagaccgctttctgtaactctttcaaataaataaataaataaatattcaaaaaaatgaCTCTCCACTTGTAACTTCTGATCATTTGATTCCCTCTTACAGTTTAACAAttatcatattttttaatttttttttttgacaggcagagttagatagtgagagagagacagagagaaaggacttccttttctgttggttcaccccccaaatggccgctatggccggcacgctgcaccgatctgaagccaggagccaggtgcttcctcctggtctcccatgcgggtgtaggacccaagcacttgggccattctctactgccttcccaggccacagcagagaactggactggaagaggagcaaccaggacagaatccagcgccccaaccgggacaagaacccggggtgccggcgctgcaggcagaggattagccaagtgagccatggcgccggctaataattatcatattttctacttctttcataAAGTCTCTCCATTTCACAGACACTTGTATATTGAGATCATGCCTAGGCACTTGGAATGCAATAGAAAACAAGACCGTTTACTCCTGTCCTGTGGAAGATATATTTTACTGTGAACAGTCAGATAACTAGCTATGAAACATATAAACAAGAATTTCAGTAACACattctatgaagaaaaaaacacaggatACACAGGCAAAGCTAAGCTGCATAGGTAGGGACTGCGTAGCCCAGAAAAGCCTCAGGAGGGGTCAGGGCACCTGGTGGCAAGGTACAGAAGGTCTTTCTGGATCAGGTAAGGCCAGGGTGTGGCAAAGCTGGGACCCACATGTAGAAGGTACACCACAGGAGGAGTTCCCTGATCCGGATACAGAGCATCCGCAGCCCTGAAACCTGAAGTCCAATGTGctctaaaatctgaaactttttgaatgGTGAATAGTATCGCAGGTAGAAATTTTCACACGTGGGTCTGGTATTGTAGCACCATTAGGttcagctgcctgtgatgccagcatctcatttgagcactggttcatgtccaggctgctccatatccaatccagctccatgctaacgtgcctggataaagcagcagaagatggtctgagtggttggacccctgacatccacgtaggagacctggatagacctggctttggcctggtccaggcctggccattgtgatcattttggggagtgaatcagtgaatagaagatctctttctgtctctatctctgtctctatctctctgtaactctgcctttcaataagtaaataaggtctttaaaaaagaaagaaaaattcacacCTGGCCTCCTATGACAGGTCACAGTAAAACACAGGGGCCAGCCATATGGCAATGTGGGGGAAGAGTTTCCTAGTCAAAAGGAACAGCTGATGTAAAGTCCCTGGGGTAGAAGAGAGTTTGTTGTATTTGAGGAACAGGGCAGGCCACTGCAGTTCAGAACagcaagggaaggagaggagtcaggagctgtgtCATTAATACCTTGTGAACTGAGATTAGGAGCTTGGATTTTATTCTAAGTGCAATGGGAAGCTGCCTGTATTAGTTTTCTAGGCGTATTGTAAAAAATTCCTGCAAACTTGTTCACTCCAAGCAGCAGGAATTTATTCcttcacaattctggaggccagATTTCCAAAAGTAAAGTGTGGGCAGGCCAGTTCCTTCTGAAGATTCTGGGCCAGAATGTGTTCTGGGTCTGTTTCCCACCTGCTAGATGTTGGCCACCCTTGGCACGCCTTGGCTTGTAAACTCATCAATTCAATATCTGCTTCTGTCTTCACATGATTTTCTGCTTGATCTCTGTGTCTAAGCTCCCTCTCCTTTCTAAGGACACCAGTCACTGGATTTAGGGCTCATGCTAAATCCTTAACTCAATGACATCTGCAAAGACCTTATTTCCAAATGTTCACAGGTAGTTGGATTTATTATTTTGGAGGACATTATTCTA
Above is a genomic segment from Oryctolagus cuniculus chromosome 6, mOryCun1.1, whole genome shotgun sequence containing:
- the RPS20 gene encoding small ribosomal subunit protein uS10 — protein: MAFKDTGKTPVEPEVAIHRIRITLTSRNVKSLEKVCADLIRGAKEKNLKVKGPVRMPTKTLRITTRKTPCGEGSKTWDRFQMRIHKRLIDLHSPSEIVKQITSISIEPGVEVEVTIADA